A window of the Brassica napus cultivar Da-Ae chromosome A2, Da-Ae, whole genome shotgun sequence genome harbors these coding sequences:
- the LOC106422625 gene encoding myosin-binding protein 7 — protein MDTLTCCACGCEDCSSHKHDEFSNNKPRDARDLSLSSSSNAKVQIENECHPLRETVASQQESIQDLYSELDEERNAASTAANEAMSMILRLQREKAEVEMELRQFKRFSEEKMEHDRQELLALEDLVYKREQTIQALTFEAQAFRHRMMSYGVSEEADVDDVAKNVYDYDYDYDYPPLKCSLNENPEVEVDVEKYTLTDSSPRGGDNLSSLPRQSPKRHRHFRKVSTGSSSSLLGTTNRDQRPDFSVDSPRFNGEMHDRIYTIDSVHQGDAEEKCKVDGEMNQPDHLGDPDIVKLYARMQALEADRESMREAIVSMRTEKAQMVLLKEIAQHLSKEVVPERRLPIRKASIVGVFSFLSVFKWITSFVFWRKKARRSKYMNGVQANNMGLEMLLEKTPRIRQWRCLSSTQV, from the exons atggaTACGCTCACATGTTGTGCCTGTGGATGCGAAGATTGCTCTTCTCATAAACACGACGAATTCTCCAACAACAAACCACGTGACGCACGTGACCTCTCCCTCTCCTCCTCTTCCAACGCCAAAGTCCAAATCGAGAACGAATGCCACCCCCTCCGCGAAACCGTCGCCTCGCAACAAGAATCGATCCAAGACCTATACTCCGAGCTCGACGAGGAGCGCAACGCCGCCTCCACCGCCGCGAACGAGGCGATGTCCATGATCCTGAGGCTCCAGAGGGAGAAGGCCGAGGTCGAGATGGAGCTGCGGCAGTTCAAGCGCTTCTCCGAGGAGAAGATGGAGCACGATCGGCAAGAGCTCTTGGCTCTTGAGGATCTGGTGTATAAGAGAGAGCAGACGATCCAGGCCTTGACGTTTGAGGCTCAGGCTTTTAGGCATAGGATGATGAGTTATGGTGTTAGCGAAGAAGCTGACGTTGATGACGTGGCGAAGAACGTGTATGATTATGATTATGATTATGATTATCCTCCTCTTAAGTGTAGTTTGAATGAGAATCCCGAGGTTGAGGTTGATGTTGAAAAGTACACGTTGACTGATTCGTCGCCACGTGGAGGGGATAATTTGAGTAGTTTGCCACGTCAGAGTCCTAAGCGTCATAGACATTTCAGGAAGGTTTCTACTGGTAGTTCGAGTTCACTATTGGGAACTACTAATAGAGACCAAAGGCCTGATTTTTCTGTTGATTCCCCACGCTTCAACGGCGAGATGCATGATAGAATCTATACCATTGATTCTGTTCATCAGGGTGATGCTGAGGAGAAGTGTAAGGTTGATGGCGAAATGAATCAGCCTGATCATCTTGGTGATCCTGATATAGTGAAACTCTACGCGAGGATGCAAGCGTTGGAGGCTGATAGGGAGTCGATGAGGGAGGCGATTGTGTCGATGAGGACCGAGAAAGCTCAGATGGTTCTGTTGAAAGAGATTGCGCAGCATTTGTCGAAGGAGGTTGTTCCGGAACGGAGGTTGCCGATAAGGAAAGCGTCTATCGTTGGAGTGTTCAGTTTCTTATCTGTCTTTAAG TGGATCACGTCATTTGTTTTCTGGAGAAAGAAGGCTCGTCGAAGCAA GTACATGAACGGGGTGCAAGCGAACAATATGGGCTTGGAGATGCTTCTAGAAAAGACTCCTCGGATACGACAATGGAGATGTCTTTCAAGCACGCAAGTGTGA
- the LOC106422715 gene encoding putative RING-H2 finger protein ATL71, whose amino-acid sequence MAAMNTTPDSDRYIPATDRIGGFAYGLGVSIGILLLITTITLASYYCTRTHISASPTTTPRTRRRQRQVNVTSLPGEERFHLDGDDQNDTVVVEILGLNDEEIKSFPKLPYEEARVSYSLQKDSTATSCCSICLADYKKTDMIRVLPDCNHLFHDKCVDPWLKLHPTCPVCRTSPLPSPAMTPVADDVTFSRRPMDV is encoded by the coding sequence ATGGCTGCAATGAATACCACGCCTGACTCCGACCGGTATATACCAGCCACTGATAGGATCGGTGGCTTCGCTTACGGGCTAGGTGTTTCCATTGGTATACTTCTCCTCATCACCACAATCACCCTCGCTTCTTATTATTGCACAAGAACCCATATCTCCGCCTCTCCAACGACCACTCCGAGGACAAGACGCAGGCAAAGACAGGTCAATGTAACTTCGCTACCTGGCGAAGAACGTTTTCATTTGGACGGTGACGATCAAAATGACACCGTGGTGGTCGAAATCTTGGGACTAAACGATGAAGAAATCAAGAGTTTCCCTAAGCTTCCTTACGAAGAGGCTCGCGTGAGTTATAGCTTGCAAAAGGATTCCACTGCGACGTCGTGTTGTTCTATATGTCTTGCGGATTACAAGAAGACAGATATGATCAGGGTTTTGCCGGATTGTAACCATTTGTTCCACGACAAGTGCGTTGACCCTTGGCTCAAGCTTCATCCTACGTGTCCCGTGTGTCGTACGTCTCCGTTGCCGTCTCCGGCGATGACACCTGTCGCCGACGACGTTACATTTTCCCGCCGGCCGATGGATGTTTGA
- the LOC125581493 gene encoding ABC transporter G family member 22-like — protein sequence MSTEKPPLASGLARTRSEQLYETVAAAIKSPHGSMDANGVPATAPATTGSGGGTLSRKSSRRLMMGVSPGRSGGAGTHIRKSRSAQLKLELDEVSSGAALSRASSASLGLSFSFTGFAMPPEEISDSNPFSDDEMIPEDNENKKPKFQAEPTLPIFLKFKEVTYKVVIKKLTSSVEKEILSGINGSVSPGEVLALMGPSGSGKTTLLSLLGGRISQSAIGGSITYNDKPYSKHLKSKIGFVTQDDVLFPHLTVKETLTYAARLRLPKTLTREQKEQRAIGVIQELGLERCQDTMIGGAFVRGVSGGERKRVSIGNEIIINPSLLLLDEPTSGLDSTTALRTIQMLHDIAEAGKTVITTIHQPSSRLFHRFDKLILLGRGNLLYFGKSSEALDYFSSIGCSPLIAMNPAEFLLDLANGNINDISVPSELEDRVQVGNSDRESRSGKPSPAVVHEYLVEAYEARVTEQEKKKLTDPVPLGEEEARAKVLRLNRQWGASWWEQYCILFSRGLKERRHEYFSWLRVIQVLSTAVILGLLWWQSDIRTPGGLQDQAGLLFFIAVFWGFFPVFTAIFAFPQERAMLNKERAADMYRLSAYFLARTTSDLPLDFILPSLFLLVVYFMTGLRLSPYPFFLSMLTVFLCIIAAQGLGLAIGAILMDLQKATTLASVTVMTFMLAGGFFVKKVPVFISWIRYLSFNYHTYKLLLKVQYQDFAQSINGMRIDNGLTEVVALVVMIFGYRLLAYLSLRQMKITT from the exons ATGTCAACAGAGAAGCCACCGTTGGCCTCCGGTTTAGCTCGGACACGGTCTGAACAGCTATATGAGACGGTGGCCGCTGCCATCAAATCACCTCACGGCTCCATGGACGCCAATGGTGTGCCTGCAACGGCTCCGGCGACCACCGGTAGTGGAGGAGGGACGTTGTCGAGAAAATCAAGCCGGAGACTGATGATGGGGGTGTCTCCGGGGAGGAGTGGAGGAGCCGGGACACACATAAGGAAGTCTAGGAGTGCTCAGCTTAAGCTCGAGCTAGATGAGGTGAGCAGCGGTGCGGCGCTGAGTCGTGCGTCGAGTGCGTCGCTCGGGCTTTCGTTTTCATTCACCGGTTTCGCTATGCCGCCGGAGGAAATCTCCGACTCAAACCCGTTCAGCGACGACGAGATGATAC CGGAAGACAATGAAAACAAGAAGCCTAAGTTTCAAGCAGAACCAACATTGCCCATCTTTCTCAAG TTCAAGGAAGTTACATACAAAGTGGTGATAAAGAAACTGACATCATCTGTAGAGAAAGAGATCTTGAGTGGGATCAATGGGAGTGTAAGTCCTGGTGAAGTTCTTGCACTCATGGGTCCTTCAGGGAGTGGCAAAACAACTCTTCTTAGCTTACTCGGTGGTCGAATCTCTCAGTCGGCCATTGGAGGCTCTATTACTTACAATGACAAGCCTTACTCTAAGCACTTGAAAAGCAA GATTGGATTTGTGACTCAAGATGATGTTTTGTTTCCTCATCTTACCGTGAAAGAAACGCTAACCTACGCTGCTCGTTTGCGTCTACCTAAGACTCTTACAAGAGAGCAGAAGGAGCAACGAGCCATTGGTGTTATCCAAGAGTTGGGTTTAGAGAG gtgcCAAGACACTATGATTGGTGGAGCATTCGTGCGAGGTGTATCAGGTGGAGAGAGGAAAAGAGTTTCTATTGGAAACGAGATCATCATTAATCCCTCTCTGTTACTTCTTGATGAACCAACTTCCGGTTTAGATTCCACCACTGCTCTAAGAACAATCCAGATGCTTCACGACATAGCCGAG GCGGGGAAAACAGTGATCACAACAATACATCAGCCCTCGAGTAGGCTCTTCCATAGATTCGACAAGCTGATCCTATTAGGAAGAGGAAACCTTCTCTACTTTGGAAAATCATCAGAGGCTTTGGATTACTTTTCTTCCATTGGATGCTCTCCTCTCATCGCCATGAACCCTGCAGAGTTCTTGCTTGATCTCGCCAACGGTAACATCAACGACATCTCCGTGCCTTCTGAGTTAGAAGATAGAGTTCAAGTTGGCAATTCAGACAGAGAATCTCGATCTGGCAAGCCATCTCCTGCTGTTGTTCATGAG TATCTGGTGGAAGCATACGAGGCTAGGGTTACAGAacaggagaagaagaaactgaCTGATCCTGTGCcacttggagaagaagaagctaggGCTAAAGTATTGCGTCTAAATAGACAATGGGGAGCGAGCTGGTGGGAGCAATACTGCATACTGTTCTCTAGAGGACTCAAGGAGAGGCGACATGAATACTTCAGCTGGTTGCGTGTTATACAAGTTCTTTCCACAGCTGTTATTTTAGGTCTTCTCTGGTGGCAGTCTGATATTCGGACTCCAGGAGGACTACAAGATCAG GCTGGTTTGCTCTTCTTCATAGCTGTTTTCTGGGGATTTTTCCCTGTTTTTACAGCTATTTTTGCGTTTCCGCAAGAACGGGCCATGTTGAATAAAGAGAGAGCAGCAGATATGTATAGATTAAGTGCATATTTTTTAGCTCGGACCACGAGTGATCTCCCTCTCGACTTTATTCTACCTTCTCTCTTCCTTCTAGTCGTCTATTTCATGACAGGTCTTCGTCTCAGCCCGTACCCCTTCTTCTTGAGCATGCTCACTGTCTTCCTTTGCATCATTGCAGCTCAG GGACTTGGACTTGCTATTGGTGCAATTTTAATGGACTTACAGAAGGCTACGACTTTGGCTTCAGTAACTGTCATGACATTTATGCTCGCTGGAGGGTTCTTTGTTAAG AAAGTACCAGTGTTCATCTCGTGGATACGTTACCTATCCTTCAATTACCACACCTACAAGCTTCTTCTTAAAGTTCAGTATCAAGACTTTGCTCAATCCATCAACGGGATGAGAATTGACAATGGACTTACTGAAGTAGTTGCACTCGTTGTCATGATTTTTGGTTATCGCCTCCTTGCTTATCTCTCTCTCAGGCAAATGAAGATTACTACATAA
- the LOC125588957 gene encoding MADS-box transcription factor PHERES 2-like, with the protein MAKKKMKLTRIENPRARNTAFKRRTQGLIKKAEELTILCGLDACLTFFNLDDAKLVAWPSKEVAESLVDRFYSLPSYERNMKAETQESFLKTNIKKIQKKLANCRVRVAELEMEHLLFDLENGRSLDDFSQSEIESLRSYTNKRIMGLNKDLGYSEHAYTSVNEPFPGVDQTPRVLDVALEQAHCSNLMGSRCTYLMDKWFFDDPKVQEDGDVTHLPKLVHRFDLNMEPSDDEEDMETYKGESGKSGGASDA; encoded by the coding sequence ATGGCTAAAAAAAAGATGAAGCTTACTCGGATCGAGAATCCAAGGGCAAGAAACACCGCTTTCAAGAGGAGGACGCAAGGGTTGATAAAAAAAGCTGAAGAGCTAACCATCTTGTGTGGTTTAGATGCTTGTTTGACTTTTTTCAACCTTGATGATGCTAAGTTGGTGGCGTGGCCGTCTAAGGAGGTGGCTGAATCTCTCGTGGACCGTTTTTACTCGTTGCCAAGCTACGAGAGGAACATGAAGGCAGAGACTCAAGAGTCATTCCTCAAGACCAATATCAAAAAGATTCAGAAGAAACTAGCGAATTGCCGGGTAAGAGTTGCTGAGTTGGAGATGGAACATCTCTTGTTCGACCTCGAAAACGGGCGCAGCCTTGATGATTTCTCCCAATCCGAGATTGAGAGTTTGAGATCATATACAAATAAGAGGATTATGGGTTTGAACAAAGATTTAGGTTATTCGGAACATGCTTATACAAGTGTCAACGAGCCATTTCCGGGGGTTGATCAGACCCCGAGGGTTTTGGATGTTGCACTTGAGCAGGCACATTGTTCTAACCTGATGGGAAGTAGGTGTACCTATTTAATGGATAAATGGTTCTTTGATGATCCAAAGGTCCAAGAAGATGGCGATGTGACTCATTTACCCAAACTGGTTCACCGATTCGATCTGAACATGGAACCATCTGATGACGAAGAGGACATGGAGACCTATAAAGGAGAGAGTGGCAAGTCTGGTGGTGCAAGCGATGCCTAG